A window from Salvia miltiorrhiza cultivar Shanhuang (shh) chromosome 2, IMPLAD_Smil_shh, whole genome shotgun sequence encodes these proteins:
- the LOC131009976 gene encoding uncharacterized protein LOC131009976: MVVALGPGKFYGSSLPRPRFYTDVKFNEERVDPPPSVTDPLMAWAEEAHWSMGGLNVKRHRLQGRIEGNVERLRVQREQIFKRSPIPNKSVTKPAASRRQEDEIDKTPSPPRAPVAIKRRRVVGLLDEDEEEEVVAAKRGPVRKLGDDFERVARESGMASNAGGESGGAAAAARTRSKSGKTSLSSDEVERKGEKKKLVKGGRKIGAAVVAAASGIRSSPRLSKMR; this comes from the coding sequence ATGGTTGTGGCATTAGGTCCGGGAAAGTTCTACGGCAGCAGCCTGCCGCGGCCGCGCTTCTACACCGACGTCAAATTCAACGAAGAGAGGGTGGATCCGCCGCCCTCCGTCACGGATCCGCTCATGGCGTGGGCGGAGGAGGCGCACTGGTCCATGGGCGGCCTCAACGTCAAGCGCCACCGCCTCCAGGGCCGCATCGAGGGCAACGTCGAGAGGCTCCGCGTGCAGCGGGAGCAGATCTTCAAGAGATCCCCAATTCCGAATAAATCCGTCACAAAACCGGCCGCCTCTCGCCGCCAGGAGGACGAGATCGATAAAACTCCCTCCCCGCCGCGCGCTCCGGTGGCGATTAAGCGGCGCCGGGTGGTCGGATTGCTGGACGAGGACGAGGAAGAGGAGGTGGTGGCGGCGAAGAGAGGCCCGGTGAGGAAACTGGGGGATGATTTTGAGAGGGTGGCAAGGGAAAGTGGGATGGCGAGCAACGCCGGCGGAGAAAGTGGAGGCGCTGCGGCGGCTGCGAGGACGAGGAGTAAGAGCGGTAAGACGAGTTTGAGTAGTGATGAAGTGGAGAGAAAGGGGGAAAAGAAGAAATTGGTGAAGGGAGGGAGGAAGATTGGGGCTGCGGTGGTGGCTGCCGCCTCCGGAATTAGAAGCTCGCCGCGGTTGTCGAAGATGCGTTGA